The following are from one region of the Isoalcanivorax indicus genome:
- a CDS encoding HAD-IA family hydrolase, giving the protein MHYQLVIFDWDGTLMDSTGRIVQCLAAAAAEVSLPPLPAATLQSIIGLGLEEAIRVLYPHAGGEHVEAMRQCYATHFIAAEQTPSPLFPGALATLETLQGEGLQLAVATGKSRRGLDRVWGNTGLGRFFQASRCADETRSKPHPAMVQELLEELDCPPDRALVVGDTSFDMEMAERAGVDRIGVIYGAHPPARLMPHTPLALLAQIDEVLPWIGVAQRVAAD; this is encoded by the coding sequence ATGCACTACCAACTGGTGATTTTCGACTGGGACGGCACCTTGATGGATTCCACGGGTCGCATTGTTCAGTGTCTGGCCGCGGCGGCGGCTGAGGTGTCGTTGCCACCCTTGCCGGCGGCAACCCTGCAATCGATCATCGGCCTCGGGCTGGAGGAAGCCATCCGCGTGCTGTATCCGCACGCCGGCGGCGAGCATGTCGAGGCAATGCGTCAGTGTTATGCGACGCATTTCATCGCGGCGGAACAGACCCCCAGCCCCTTGTTTCCGGGGGCGCTGGCGACGCTGGAGACGCTGCAGGGCGAAGGCCTGCAACTGGCGGTGGCCACCGGCAAGAGCCGCCGGGGGCTGGATCGGGTCTGGGGCAATACTGGCCTCGGGCGTTTTTTTCAGGCCTCGCGCTGTGCCGACGAGACCCGCTCCAAGCCGCACCCGGCCATGGTGCAGGAACTGCTTGAGGAACTGGACTGTCCGCCTGACCGGGCGCTGGTAGTGGGTGACACATCGTTCGACATGGAAATGGCCGAGCGCGCCGGCGTGGATCGAATCGGCGTAATATATGGTGCGCATCCGCCTGCTCGCCTGATGCCGCATACACCGCTGGCCCTGCTGGCACAGATTGATGAGGTGCTGCCCTGGATCGGGGTGGCGCAGCGCGTAGCCGCTGACTGA
- a CDS encoding RluA family pseudouridine synthase, which produces MSDTSSDIQSVAPSVSYVRIDADRAGQRLDNFLIATLKGVPKSRIYRIIRDGQVRVNRKRCKQTYRLEEGDEVRIPPVRMASAGEAPAVGQGLGDRLSRSLIHDDDHLLVYNKPFGLAVHGGSGVSLGLIESLRVLRPEDRHLELVHRLDRDTSGAIMLARNRPFLRRLQRLMQDGGIEKRYWLLCHGFRGSQRTIEAPLLKQSHGNERVVRVSREGKASRTDFRLLERFGDLALVEATLGTGRTHQIRVHAQYGGFPLVGDPKYGNEDANAGWAARLGHPRMFLHARSLVLRHPQTGELLRIEAPLDEPFEQALQRLRAGKA; this is translated from the coding sequence ATGTCCGATACCTCGTCAGATATCCAGTCGGTGGCCCCCTCGGTCAGCTACGTTCGCATTGATGCCGACCGTGCTGGCCAGCGCCTCGACAACTTCCTGATAGCCACCCTGAAAGGGGTGCCGAAGTCCCGTATCTATCGCATCATCCGCGACGGTCAGGTGCGCGTGAATCGCAAGCGCTGCAAGCAGACCTACCGGCTGGAAGAGGGCGATGAGGTGCGTATTCCTCCTGTGCGCATGGCCAGTGCCGGTGAGGCGCCAGCGGTGGGGCAGGGGCTGGGGGACCGTCTCAGCCGCAGCCTGATTCACGACGATGACCACCTGCTGGTGTATAACAAGCCGTTCGGTCTGGCCGTGCATGGCGGCAGCGGGGTGAGTCTGGGGCTGATCGAGTCGTTGCGTGTGCTGCGGCCCGAGGATCGCCATCTGGAGCTGGTACACCGGCTGGACCGGGATACCTCCGGGGCCATCATGCTGGCGCGCAACCGGCCTTTTCTGCGTCGTTTGCAGCGGCTGATGCAGGACGGAGGCATCGAGAAGCGCTACTGGCTGCTGTGCCACGGTTTTCGCGGCAGTCAGCGTACCATCGAGGCGCCGCTGCTGAAGCAGAGCCATGGCAACGAGCGCGTGGTGCGGGTGTCGCGCGAGGGCAAGGCGTCGCGCACAGATTTCCGCCTGCTGGAGCGTTTCGGTGACCTGGCACTGGTCGAGGCGACGTTGGGTACCGGGCGGACCCATCAGATAAGGGTGCATGCCCAGTATGGTGGCTTTCCCCTGGTGGGCGACCCGAAATACGGCAACGAAGACGCCAATGCCGGTTGGGCGGCCCGGCTGGGGCACCCGCGCATGTTCCTGCATGCCCGATCACTGGTGCTGCGACACCCGCAGACCGGCGAGCTGCTGCGCATCGAGGCGCCGCTGGACGAACCGTTCGAGCAGGCGCTGCAACGCTTGCGCGCGGGCAAGGCCTGA